In Nymphaea colorata isolate Beijing-Zhang1983 chromosome 3, ASM883128v2, whole genome shotgun sequence, a genomic segment contains:
- the LOC116251322 gene encoding probable E3 ubiquitin-protein ligase RHY1A, whose product MTSASELFYHRRSRSYWRNSADQGFAAATASTAAPPLPSSPAHHHRHHHHRHRHSHHRDLDDCDPYRHPHHARQLCNRLSQIERDSSRYDEPTVLSHTSTSSGNGTSGNAGNWLGIDRSERLPGAVLQARARLFERLRGSSLTASRQSNHAQNMSGGGFYPMTIDDLRFVDAGDWEIESPREWLAPTNIYSSSRSQTEALPFSSECKAKPPGLSRQAINSLHRELFAGTEGVSIECSICLERFMVGEGLIRLPCWHKFHPVCLDPWITTCGDCPYCRTCIDVGSG is encoded by the exons ATGACGAGCGCCTCGGAGCTCTTCTACCACCGGAGATCTCGCTCTTATTGGCGGAATTCGGCCGACCAGGGGTTTGCCGCGGCTACTGCCTCTACCGCCGcccctcctcttccttcttctcctgcCCACCACCACCGACACCACCATCATCGCCATCGCCACTCCCACCATCGCGATCTCGACGACTGCGATCCTTACCGTCATCCCCACCACGCCAGGCAGCTGTGCAACCGCCTTTCGCAGATA GAACGCGATTCTTCTCGGTATGACGAACCAACTGTTCTGTCTCACACAAGCACCAGCAGTGGTAATGGAACCTCTGGCAATGCAGGTAACTGGTTGGGGATAGACAGGAGCGAGCGACTTCCTGGGGCTGTACTACAAGCACGGGCAAGGCTTTTTGAGAGGTTGAGAGGGTCATCTCTTACAGCaagcag GCAAAGTAATCATGCTCAAAACATGTCCGGGGGTGGTTTCTACCCAATGACCATTGATGATTTGAGGTTTGTTGATGCGGGAGACTGGGAAATTGAATCACCAAGGGAGTGGCTGGCGCCAACCAACATATATTCATCAAGTAGGAGCCAAACTGAGGCGTTGCCATTTTCTAGTGAGTGCAAAGCAAAGCCTCCCGGCCTCAGTCGACAGGCTATCAATAGTCTGCACAGAGAGCTTTTTGCAGGGACTGAAGGTGTCTCCATTGAATGTTCGATATGCTTGGAGAGATTTATGGTGGGAGAGGGATTGATCCGCTTGCCATGTTGGCACAAGTTTCATCCCGTGTGCCTAGATCCTTGGATAACTACTTGTGGAGACTGCCCATATTGCCGTACATGCATAGATGTGGGTTCTGGATGA